The segment GAGATCATCCAGCAGTCAGGGGGAGAGcgatttatcattttatttttgctgatcTGGAGGAGAAATAACAGACAATACAGTTTGTAGGAAATGtgtaaacaatatttatatGTTATCATAATTAAGtagaaaacacaagacaagcCTCTGTTTCTGTGGCTCCATATGATGATGTATGAAGCAAACAAACTGTTACACAAGCACATAAATCTCGTTTAAGGGTCAGGCGGAGCAGCGTTCGCACAGAGCATGATCAAATCACACGTATTCAATGGTTATATGACCAAGAGACTTGTTATATGAACAACTgaactcctcctcttcatcatctctcTGTGCGCATCTGCGGGCTGCAGGAGCACAGCGCAATGAGTTCACACGGATGCGCTGCAACGTAgcttctctgctctctgctcactGCGTCCTTCATAGAGTGATGACAGATATTTAAATGACAGACAAGTGGAAACCCGGGCTCATCTGAGATATCTGTGCCTTGTGTCTACCTTTACCTGCGTCCAGAATGGGATTACGCATACTTGGCACGCGCTTTTACGCGTATGCATGCGTCTATTTATTTGCTTTCATCCTGCAAACTGTCCAATCCCAGAATAATCCGGGGACACGACAAGTGAATAACCAAAGAGCGGCGGTGCGGCAGTCATTACAGTGGTCACACAACGGCCAGATCTTTAGCATTTTGAGCCAGGGCTCGGAGTATCAGCCACCAAGGCGGAGAGGCGCTCCTCAGGAGCAAGTGCAGCCACGAACTGTCACCATCCTCCGAGATGCGGACACCCAGAGCCAGCAGagtgtccagcagcagcagcaggagtctTCCGGGCCCGCGTCCGATTCCCGCAGCCATGTCCCCCTGCTCCAAAGACTCGTCAGAGGACCCGAGCATCGCCAGCATCACCAGAACCGGTCCGGTGCGCGCCCGGTTACGCAGAGGAACAGCACGGCCAACGAGACCCAGGACACTGTCAGCCCGCCTCTGCCCAGGAGAGACGACATGATGGTCGCCGACGACCCCTACGACCCATACAAGTCATCAGATAGTGATAATCCATATTACAATTATTATGACGCGTATGAGAGACCGAGGCCGAGACCGAGACCCGGATATGGCACAAGGTATCATCAGTACGGTAAGAGTGGAGGGTCAAAACAGCAGGGAACCCGTTATGGTGGTGTGTTGACCTCAAAGTGATCTAAAGTGATTCATAAACAAGGAAATGGGTGAAGACCTCATTTTGTGACCGATACCATAAACGAACTGATACTGATGTCAGCAGAATATCATACTGGCACCTGAGCTGGTACTTTaataaatacagattatttatttatttctgaggCAAATGTGAACTAAAGGCTGGAAAACAGCCAACATTAACACCTTAAATGTAGCACGGAATAGCAATAACGTTACAGTAAACTTAAGCCATGTTCACATCATGCTTACGTTAATCAGCTATACTCGTGCTGAGTATGTTTTGACTTAACTCATGACTGATTTACAGTATAATCCATTTacattgtgtttaaatgtttgttttctggctTCTTTAATTACTTGTTGTCGCCATGTTGCTGCTGCAGGTCTCCCCGATCTCGTCCCCGATCCATACTATGTCCAAGCCTCAGCTTACGCCCAGAGAGTCCCAATGTATAACCTGAGATGTGCAGCTGAGGAAAACTGTTTGTCAAGGTAAAGACTGCTGTCAGGattaatccacacacacagggaggcgAGGGAGGGTGGAAgaaaaagtctttttttgtaGCCAAGTCTGAGTGTGATTCAGAGAACTCAGAGCCATAACAACCATCTAAAGTGTTTGTGGGCGAGAGCTGCCCAGTGGAAGCACGAGATGAGGTAAAATTAACTGTCTCCTTCCACTGATGGTGCAGAGGGGTGGAGTGGTGGATTTCTGTAACAGCTTAATCATAGATTGCCTGAGAAGAGAAAGCCCGAACAGTAAACACATTGAAAACTAACCCAAACAACCATGTGCccccaaactttttttttcttcttttttttcctccacccaCCAATTATTTACACATTGTTGGTTCTCACTCAAATGCTTTAACTCACACAGGGGGAGAGGATGCTGCATGAAAAACAATCTCATTGTCATTGTGCTtgaatttgtttcatttgtttgtttctctgcattGACGACCGATTTGTATTGTTTGTGCCTGCAGCTCAGCCTACAGGTCCAGCGTGAGAGACTACGACACCCGCATGCTGCTCAGATTCCCTCAGAGAGTCAAGAACCAGGGCACAGCTGACTTCCTGCCCAGCAGGCCACGCTACTCCTGGGAGTGGCACAGCTGTCACCAGTGAGTGTGACCTCAAGTTAGCGTTGTCTACCTGACTCTGATTCATCTTTTTCCTCGTTGGACAGTGC is part of the Solea senegalensis isolate Sse05_10M linkage group LG15, IFAPA_SoseM_1, whole genome shotgun sequence genome and harbors:
- the loxa gene encoding protein-lysine 6-oxidase, which encodes MGLRILGTRFYAYACVYLFAFILQTVQSQNNPGTRQVNNQRAAVRQSLQWSHNGQIFSILSQGSEYQPPRRRGAPQEQVQPRTVTILRDADTQSQQSVQQQQQESSGPASDSRSHVPLLQRLVRGPEHRQHHQNRSGARPVTQRNSTANETQDTVSPPLPRRDDMMVADDPYDPYKSSDSDNPYYNYYDAYERPRPRPRPGYGTRYHQYGLPDLVPDPYYVQASAYAQRVPMYNLRCAAEENCLSSSAYRSSVRDYDTRMLLRFPQRVKNQGTADFLPSRPRYSWEWHSCHQHFHSMDEFSHYDLLDSSTHHSVAEGHKASFCLEDTSCDYGYYRRYACTSHTQGLSPGCYDTYNADIDCQWIDITDVKPGNYVLKISVNPYYQVPESDYSNNIVRCEVRYTGNYAYVSGCHMSTY